The following proteins are co-located in the Maridesulfovibrio sp. genome:
- a CDS encoding YkgJ family cysteine cluster protein, with protein MNLFEYLEFQYRKWRLKRKRQTVVIRGSCNMCGSCCRSICLHVGGKWLKNNKQFLKAIEEDGLLSRFEICGKTEEGYLKFSCTSLTDNGTCSDYENRPQLCRNFPNPSIFIQFGELPAGCGFRMSTEIDFEKILQDAMHDEGKIKSGHIPEGK; from the coding sequence ATGAATCTTTTTGAATATCTGGAATTTCAATACCGCAAATGGCGCTTAAAAAGAAAACGGCAAACGGTGGTGATTCGCGGCTCCTGCAATATGTGCGGAAGCTGCTGCCGTTCCATATGCCTTCACGTAGGCGGTAAATGGCTGAAAAATAACAAACAGTTTTTAAAAGCCATTGAAGAAGACGGTCTCCTATCCCGATTTGAAATATGCGGAAAAACCGAAGAAGGTTACCTGAAATTTTCCTGCACCAGCCTGACCGACAACGGCACCTGCAGTGACTATGAAAACCGCCCCCAACTTTGTCGCAATTTCCCAAACCCTTCAATTTTTATACAATTCGGAGAACTCCCTGCCGGATGCGGCTTCCGCATGTCCACTGAAATAGACTTTGAAAAAATATTGCAAGACGCAATGCATGACGAAGGCAAGATCAAGTCAGGACATATCCCCGAAGGAAAATAG
- a CDS encoding GtrA family protein, with protein MTEQTNFRNRHKRFPTWDTKGFLRFLRYTYVGGGTFLFDLAMLYLFTDGLKWHPVFAAGVAFLIAVSTNYLISRKLVFKGTSRKFKQGYLGFLLIAVTGLIIVTGGMFLMVDILQWQYIISRILISLVTGLWNYLLNLYVNFRVAGKPLL; from the coding sequence ATGACCGAGCAAACAAACTTCCGAAACAGACACAAGCGATTTCCCACATGGGACACTAAAGGCTTCCTGCGCTTTCTGCGCTATACCTATGTAGGCGGAGGAACTTTTCTTTTCGATCTGGCTATGCTCTACCTGTTTACCGATGGGCTCAAATGGCATCCTGTGTTCGCAGCGGGAGTGGCATTTTTAATTGCGGTGTCCACCAACTACCTCATCAGCCGCAAACTGGTCTTCAAGGGCACCTCCCGCAAATTCAAACAAGGCTATCTCGGTTTTCTGCTGATAGCCGTGACCGGATTGATCATCGTCACCGGAGGTATGTTTTTGATGGTCGACATCCTGCAGTGGCAATACATAATTTCCCGAATCCTGATCTCACTTGTCACCGGACTTTGGAACTACCTGCTCAATCTATATGTAAATTTCCGGGTTGCCGGTAAACCTTTGCTTTAA
- a CDS encoding NADH-quinone oxidoreductase subunit D, with translation MNTFPEGDFYTNHFEKGADDHTMILNMGPQHPSTHGVLRVILELDGEYIVRAEPVLGYLHRMHEKMAEVKTWVQFIPNMGRVDYLHPLAWNHAYVGAVEKLAGIEVPERAEYIRVILTELNRISSHLLWWGAYLLDLGAFTPIMYGFDDREILMDMMQKVTGARLTYSNFRFGGVVHDLDDGFADKCTEFIKRLRDRLPMYKDLVTDNIILRKRIEEIGYMDADMCNRYGATGPIIRGAGVEHDTRRAEPYSIYDRFDWKIPVYYEADAMARYMVRMEEIEQSLNIVEQALEQIPEGEHIIKKAPKPTWKAPAGEAYFCTEGARGKVGIHIVSDGSKTPYRIKLRAPGFSNLSLFAECAQGTMLADAVAILGSLDMVIPEIDR, from the coding sequence ATGAACACATTTCCTGAGGGCGATTTCTATACCAACCATTTTGAGAAGGGTGCAGATGACCATACCATGATTCTGAACATGGGTCCGCAGCATCCTTCCACTCACGGTGTTTTGCGGGTCATCCTTGAGTTGGACGGTGAATATATCGTTCGTGCAGAACCTGTGCTCGGCTATCTGCATCGTATGCATGAGAAGATGGCTGAGGTTAAGACATGGGTCCAGTTCATCCCCAATATGGGCCGCGTGGACTACCTGCATCCGCTGGCATGGAACCATGCTTATGTGGGGGCGGTGGAAAAGCTGGCCGGAATCGAAGTTCCTGAACGGGCCGAATATATCCGGGTCATTCTTACCGAACTTAACCGAATTTCATCTCACCTGCTCTGGTGGGGGGCATATCTTCTGGACCTCGGTGCGTTCACTCCGATCATGTACGGCTTTGATGACCGTGAAATCCTCATGGATATGATGCAGAAGGTGACCGGAGCGCGACTGACTTATAGCAACTTCCGTTTCGGCGGGGTGGTTCATGACCTTGATGACGGTTTCGCAGACAAGTGCACCGAGTTCATCAAACGGCTGCGTGACCGTTTGCCCATGTACAAGGATCTGGTCACCGATAACATCATCCTGCGTAAACGTATTGAAGAAATCGGCTACATGGATGCGGATATGTGTAACCGCTACGGTGCAACCGGACCGATAATTCGCGGTGCTGGAGTTGAGCACGATACCCGCAGGGCCGAACCTTACTCCATTTATGATCGTTTCGACTGGAAGATTCCGGTTTATTACGAAGCCGATGCCATGGCCCGTTACATGGTGCGCATGGAAGAAATAGAGCAGAGCCTGAACATTGTGGAGCAGGCCCTTGAGCAGATTCCCGAAGGTGAGCACATCATCAAGAAAGCTCCTAAACCTACGTGGAAAGCTCCGGCAGGTGAAGCTTACTTCTGTACTGAAGGTGCGCGCGGTAAGGTCGGAATCCATATTGTCAGTGACGGCAGCAAGACCCCGTACCGGATCAAGCTCCGTGCACCGGGATTTTCCAATCTGTCCCTGTTTGCCGAATGTGCACAGGGAACAATGCTGGCAGATGCGGTTGCGATTTTAGGCAGCTTGGACATGGTAATCCCGGAAATCGACAGGTAG
- a CDS encoding 4Fe-4S binding protein codes for MSVIKKIWDDVTSLWSLIVGLKVTGKNFVDKNVTLHYPRETVTSGQLEGFRGPLELIGKPKDPAKPKCITCMMCVTACPSKCITVVKSKAPKPTEAELQAMKEAEERGEKVEKPKAPKEPAKFLYDFSLCSLCGSCVENCPAKALRYSSNVYLTVTDRKELKMDLLARLGAQAEAAAVAKAAEPPKDVGAVTTEKEAGTES; via the coding sequence ATGAGTGTAATCAAAAAAATATGGGATGACGTGACTTCGCTCTGGTCCTTGATCGTAGGGCTGAAAGTCACGGGCAAAAACTTTGTCGATAAAAACGTGACCCTCCATTACCCGCGTGAAACGGTCACTTCCGGGCAGTTGGAAGGATTCCGCGGACCGCTGGAACTCATCGGAAAACCCAAGGATCCGGCTAAACCCAAATGCATTACTTGTATGATGTGCGTTACCGCTTGCCCCAGCAAATGCATTACCGTGGTCAAGTCCAAGGCTCCCAAACCTACCGAAGCTGAACTTCAGGCCATGAAGGAAGCGGAAGAGCGGGGCGAAAAGGTCGAGAAGCCTAAGGCTCCCAAAGAGCCTGCAAAATTTTTATATGACTTCTCCCTTTGTTCGCTGTGCGGATCATGTGTGGAAAACTGTCCCGCAAAGGCACTGCGTTACTCCTCAAATGTGTACCTTACCGTAACCGACCGCAAGGAACTTAAAATGGACTTGCTTGCCAGACTCGGCGCACAGGCTGAGGCTGCCGCAGTGGCCAAAGCGGCTGAGCCTCCCAAGGATGTTGGAGCTGTAACTACTGAAAAAGAGGCAGGGACAGAATCATGA
- a CDS encoding diguanylate cyclase domain-containing protein — translation MENSLKILLVDDNAVNLTLLERLLKDEGAELYKAVGGEEAIGLCRENDFALILLDVQMPGMDGYETARKIKDIESCRLVPIIFLTAIYKDPVYARLGYEAGAVDFLTQPIDPPTLRGKVGVFLELKRQKDRLEQEIAQRIKTEKALRAAEEKYRNIFERAVEGIFRSTLDGHFEEINPALARILGYDTPEEAVNKVHTDTLYKNKSDRKVFLKKLMQEKSLSDYELRFRRKDGSFIWVSESCRLFEEGGEFYIEGVVEDITHRKLCELELQEKATLDALTGIPNRYLFFDRLEKSVANAGRYGEKLALLFIDLNDFKRVNDMYGHHTGDMVLSKVAARLKSRLRSADTFARLGGDEFCVLLERPSNKESIAQVAEDFINCLTAPFEIDGVSCSIGASIGISVYPENGVEAEALVKRADEAMYRVKEQKDRKYCFYS, via the coding sequence ATGGAAAATAGCCTGAAAATATTGCTGGTGGATGATAATGCCGTAAACCTGACCCTTCTGGAGCGGTTGCTCAAAGATGAAGGGGCTGAGTTATACAAGGCAGTGGGGGGGGAGGAGGCCATTGGTCTTTGCCGGGAAAATGATTTTGCACTGATTCTGCTTGATGTGCAGATGCCCGGAATGGATGGCTATGAAACAGCTCGCAAGATTAAAGATATTGAATCTTGTCGACTTGTTCCGATAATCTTTTTGACTGCAATCTATAAAGATCCGGTCTATGCCCGTCTTGGGTATGAGGCCGGTGCGGTGGATTTTCTTACGCAACCTATTGATCCTCCAACCTTAAGGGGAAAGGTCGGGGTTTTTTTGGAGTTGAAAAGGCAAAAAGACAGACTTGAACAGGAGATCGCGCAACGAATTAAAACCGAAAAGGCTTTGCGCGCAGCTGAAGAGAAGTACCGCAACATCTTTGAGAGGGCGGTGGAAGGAATCTTCAGGTCCACCCTTGACGGTCATTTTGAAGAGATTAACCCTGCCTTGGCGCGCATTCTGGGGTATGACACCCCCGAAGAAGCCGTGAATAAGGTCCATACGGATACTCTCTATAAAAATAAGTCTGACAGAAAAGTCTTTTTAAAAAAACTTATGCAGGAAAAGTCCCTAAGCGATTATGAACTCCGTTTCAGGCGCAAGGACGGTTCCTTCATATGGGTCTCGGAAAGTTGCCGATTGTTTGAAGAGGGTGGTGAATTTTATATTGAAGGTGTTGTGGAAGACATCACTCATCGTAAGCTGTGCGAGCTTGAGCTGCAGGAAAAGGCTACACTTGATGCGCTGACGGGAATACCGAATCGTTACCTTTTCTTTGACCGGTTAGAAAAATCAGTCGCCAATGCCGGACGTTATGGTGAAAAGCTGGCTTTATTGTTCATTGACTTGAATGACTTTAAACGTGTGAATGATATGTATGGTCACCATACGGGGGATATGGTGCTTTCCAAAGTTGCCGCGAGGCTTAAATCTCGTTTGCGTTCAGCAGATACTTTTGCCCGGCTGGGCGGTGACGAATTCTGTGTCTTGCTTGAACGTCCTTCAAATAAGGAAAGCATTGCCCAGGTTGCAGAGGATTTTATAAATTGCCTTACTGCACCGTTTGAGATTGATGGAGTAAGCTGTTCAATCGGTGCATCGATAGGTATAAGTGTTTATCCGGAAAATGGGGTCGAGGCTGAGGCATTAGTGAAAAGGGCAGATGAAGCGATGTACAGGGTTAAGGAGCAAAAGGATCGCAAATACTGTTTTTACAGCTGA
- a CDS encoding IscA/HesB family protein: MLKITEKAKEVLDQHFEGKDKEPIRIYIASACSGIRLALGIDSAKDGDETVNLEGYDFVVDQELFEQAKPMVIDLSPMGIEISSSLVFEESEGGCGSCCGGCG; encoded by the coding sequence ATGCTTAAGATCACAGAGAAAGCAAAAGAAGTACTTGATCAGCACTTTGAAGGCAAAGACAAAGAGCCGATTCGTATATACATTGCTTCCGCATGCAGCGGGATCCGTCTGGCCCTTGGAATTGATTCCGCTAAAGACGGAGATGAAACTGTCAACCTTGAAGGCTACGACTTTGTAGTTGATCAGGAGCTTTTCGAACAGGCTAAACCCATGGTAATAGACCTTTCACCCATGGGCATTGAAATCTCCTCTTCCCTCGTCTTCGAAGAGTCTGAAGGTGGCTGCGGCAGCTGCTGCGGCGGTTGCGGCTGA
- a CDS encoding OsmC family protein has product MMNNEIKIEFGSGKKLSAVSDDYCIDVDMPVNEGGEGSAPEPTHLFLASLATCAAHYARKFCEARSLPMEGLGLKVRYQYNEEGDQIAKFTYELSIPEGFPEKYKAALLRALDLCPIKKLLMSPPSFQLEIV; this is encoded by the coding sequence ATGATGAATAATGAAATCAAAATAGAATTCGGATCAGGCAAAAAGCTTTCAGCTGTCAGTGACGATTACTGTATCGATGTTGATATGCCTGTAAATGAAGGAGGCGAAGGATCTGCTCCGGAACCTACGCATCTCTTTCTGGCTTCTCTGGCGACCTGTGCGGCACATTACGCCCGCAAGTTCTGTGAAGCGAGATCTCTGCCCATGGAAGGCCTTGGACTAAAAGTCAGGTACCAGTACAATGAAGAGGGAGACCAGATAGCAAAGTTCACCTACGAACTAAGCATCCCTGAAGGTTTTCCAGAAAAATACAAAGCAGCCCTGCTCCGGGCGCTGGACCTGTGTCCCATAAAGAAGCTTCTAATGAGCCCACCGTCTTTCCAGCTTGAAATTGTTTAA
- a CDS encoding NADH-quinone oxidoreductase subunit NuoB, producing MAEKNLLTPGGHVVEDGIVRLELAEDAMNICRSMSLWPMTFGLACCAIEMMAVGMARFDMARFGAEVFRPSARQADLMIVAGTVTKKMAPAVVRLYEQMPAPKWVLALGNCAISGGPFKFKGQYGIVEGVDNLIPVDVYVPGCPPRPEALLEGLFQIQEKVTGKRWWPVPEDLEKERAL from the coding sequence ATGGCCGAGAAAAATCTCCTGACCCCCGGCGGGCATGTTGTCGAGGACGGAATTGTTCGCCTCGAACTTGCCGAAGACGCCATGAACATCTGCCGATCCATGTCACTGTGGCCTATGACCTTCGGTCTGGCCTGTTGCGCCATTGAAATGATGGCTGTGGGTATGGCCCGCTTTGATATGGCCCGGTTCGGAGCTGAGGTCTTTCGGCCTTCCGCGCGTCAGGCTGATCTGATGATCGTGGCGGGGACGGTGACCAAAAAAATGGCTCCTGCTGTTGTCCGTCTTTACGAGCAGATGCCTGCACCCAAATGGGTTCTTGCTCTAGGTAACTGCGCGATCTCGGGAGGCCCTTTCAAGTTTAAGGGGCAGTACGGGATTGTAGAGGGCGTGGATAACCTTATCCCGGTTGATGTCTACGTTCCCGGTTGTCCGCCGCGCCCGGAGGCATTGCTTGAAGGACTGTTCCAGATTCAGGAAAAGGTGACTGGAAAACGCTGGTGGCCCGTACCTGAGGATTTAGAGAAGGAGCGTGCCTTATGA
- a CDS encoding NADH-quinone oxidoreductase subunit C, which translates to MMGDNLSLPVTPLMIGKGSFQISGVTMNVFLTVDDIKQAAEAMLKQAYHLENIDALDVAEGFLISYHYAHFTKPGRIVHRVLVCREEAELPSISSIYQGADWHERECHDFHGVKFAGHPNLLPLLLDPETPNGVLLKDDSSRKPLREILNPGEIIFKGEGFTLFDEDQPEPGEGAES; encoded by the coding sequence ATGATGGGTGACAATCTCAGTCTACCGGTAACCCCGCTCATGATCGGCAAGGGGAGTTTTCAAATTTCCGGGGTAACCATGAATGTTTTCCTCACTGTCGATGACATCAAACAGGCGGCAGAAGCCATGCTCAAGCAGGCTTATCATTTGGAAAACATAGACGCCCTTGATGTAGCCGAAGGTTTTCTGATCTCCTACCATTATGCACACTTCACCAAGCCGGGCCGCATCGTCCATAGGGTGCTGGTCTGCCGTGAAGAAGCTGAATTGCCGTCTATCTCTTCCATCTATCAGGGTGCGGACTGGCATGAGCGTGAGTGTCACGATTTTCATGGTGTAAAGTTTGCCGGACATCCCAACCTGTTGCCTCTGCTGCTTGATCCCGAAACTCCCAACGGGGTGCTGCTTAAAGATGATAGTAGTCGCAAGCCGTTGCGCGAGATTCTTAATCCCGGTGAAATAATATTCAAAGGTGAAGGCTTCACCCTCTTTGATGAAGATCAACCGGAACCGGGAGAGGGGGCAGAATCATGA
- a CDS encoding AraC family transcriptional regulator, producing MTKKNEKLTFHELEELPEAVLVEAYGIANRFPRHVHSSYIFSLIDQGERKVCINSQTCSYCAGEMCILPPGTSHSCESISKDEFGPHSYRALCVNPSYLQSLAEEISGKACSAPHFNPAIAYKDFDRISFDELFSLSKTTGTKLEKQTALNNFLYHALEHFSTNRIIPETTGPQDNALSRVKEYIEQNFKNKITLNDLAETACLNPFHLQKLFVNRYGLSPQEQIISYRIYEAKTRIQSGEALIEAALNSGFSDQSHFSRHFKRIIGISPGRFLRENR from the coding sequence ATGACAAAAAAAAACGAGAAACTGACCTTCCATGAACTGGAAGAACTTCCGGAAGCTGTGCTTGTTGAAGCATACGGAATCGCAAACCGCTTCCCTCGCCACGTTCATTCCAGCTACATTTTCAGCCTGATAGATCAGGGTGAACGCAAGGTCTGTATCAATTCTCAAACTTGTTCATATTGTGCCGGGGAGATGTGCATACTTCCCCCCGGCACTTCCCATAGCTGCGAATCTATCAGCAAAGATGAATTTGGCCCCCACTCATATCGAGCCCTGTGCGTCAATCCATCCTATCTGCAAAGCCTTGCAGAAGAGATCAGCGGCAAGGCTTGTTCTGCGCCACATTTTAACCCTGCCATTGCTTACAAAGATTTCGACCGGATATCATTTGACGAACTATTCTCCCTCTCAAAAACAACCGGAACAAAACTGGAAAAACAAACAGCCCTGAACAATTTTTTATACCATGCACTGGAACATTTCAGCACCAACCGAATCATACCGGAAACAACCGGACCTCAGGACAATGCATTGAGTCGGGTAAAAGAATACATTGAACAAAATTTCAAAAACAAAATAACCCTAAACGATCTTGCAGAAACAGCATGTCTAAATCCGTTCCATCTGCAGAAGCTGTTCGTAAATAGATACGGACTTTCACCGCAGGAACAGATCATCTCCTACCGCATATACGAAGCAAAAACCCGGATTCAATCTGGAGAAGCTCTTATCGAAGCGGCACTTAATTCCGGTTTTTCTGACCAAAGTCATTTTTCCCGCCACTTCAAAAGGATAATAGGTATTTCACCCGGACGTTTTCTTCGGGAGAACAGATAG
- a CDS encoding cupin domain-containing protein, whose product MTTEEFPILAANGTIETTSGPIQCSNLEWNPHPAFEGVYLKHLLTGDETAGQLSCHIVRIDPDCTLETHIHENQWELHEIIGGSGNASLADKSTPYHPGKSAVIPKGKEHSVKAGPEGLTLLAKFFPALI is encoded by the coding sequence ATGACAACTGAAGAATTTCCCATACTAGCCGCGAACGGCACAATTGAAACCACTTCCGGTCCCATTCAATGTTCAAACCTTGAATGGAATCCGCACCCTGCATTTGAAGGAGTTTACCTCAAGCACCTTCTCACCGGAGATGAGACCGCAGGGCAGCTGAGCTGCCACATTGTCAGGATTGACCCGGACTGCACCCTTGAAACGCATATCCATGAAAACCAATGGGAATTGCATGAAATTATCGGAGGAAGCGGTAATGCCAGCCTGGCAGACAAGTCTACCCCCTATCATCCTGGAAAATCCGCTGTTATCCCTAAAGGAAAAGAACATAGCGTAAAGGCTGGGCCGGAGGGGCTGACTCTACTTGCCAAGTTTTTCCCGGCTTTGATATAG
- a CDS encoding NADH-quinone oxidoreductase subunit A, producing MVFTWLQFAIFMFLIGGLLFAGGPLILSALVHPRAKGGDMGMSYECGMKPHGRAWNQFGISYYVYALLFLAFDVDVLYLFPVSVWYPHTDGMFYFIEVAGFLSVLAVAIIYFWKKGVFTWPRKIS from the coding sequence ATGGTTTTTACCTGGCTTCAGTTCGCCATCTTCATGTTTTTGATAGGTGGGCTTCTTTTTGCCGGTGGGCCCCTTATCCTGTCTGCTCTTGTTCATCCTAGGGCAAAAGGTGGGGACATGGGCATGTCTTATGAATGCGGGATGAAACCCCACGGGAGGGCATGGAATCAGTTCGGCATCAGTTATTATGTTTACGCCTTGCTGTTTCTCGCCTTTGACGTAGACGTTCTCTATCTCTTCCCGGTTTCAGTCTGGTATCCCCATACCGATGGAATGTTTTATTTTATTGAAGTTGCCGGATTCCTGTCTGTTCTTGCTGTCGCGATTATTTATTTCTGGAAGAAAGGAGTGTTCACATGGCCGAGAAAAATCTCCTGA
- the nuoH gene encoding NADH-quinone oxidoreductase subunit NuoH: MSQIPVELVKLIIALVAIAAFVGLNGLVLVYLERKVAGFVQRRPGPYEVGPQGLLQPLADAVKLIGKQLFTPSGADKLLFWMAPILSFLPVLLLFLPIPFGPVATGMEMDLGLLLILAFAGLNVLALCLAGWGSNNKWGILGAARAVAQSVAYEIPLLLSVLAVAFMTGSLNLTTVVEGQGGWPWQWNAVVQPLAFIIYFVSALGETNRAPFDLPEAESELTAGFHTEYSGMGFGLFFLAEYANMIVVCSVAAALFLGGWQGPFFDGAWWFLAKVYTLLLVMIWLRWTYPRVRFDQLLNINWKWLMPLALLNLFITAFVMKL; this comes from the coding sequence ATGTCTCAAATTCCTGTAGAACTCGTGAAATTAATAATCGCACTGGTGGCAATTGCCGCTTTTGTGGGATTGAACGGGCTGGTACTGGTTTATCTTGAACGCAAGGTAGCCGGATTCGTACAGCGCAGGCCCGGACCCTATGAAGTCGGACCGCAGGGACTGCTGCAGCCTCTGGCCGATGCTGTAAAGCTTATTGGCAAGCAGCTCTTCACCCCCAGCGGTGCGGATAAGTTGCTGTTCTGGATGGCTCCGATTCTATCCTTCCTGCCCGTACTTTTACTTTTCCTGCCTATTCCTTTCGGTCCTGTTGCTACCGGAATGGAAATGGACCTCGGCCTGCTGCTCATTCTGGCTTTTGCCGGTTTGAATGTGCTTGCCCTGTGTCTTGCCGGCTGGGGATCGAATAACAAATGGGGGATTCTCGGTGCGGCAAGGGCGGTGGCCCAGTCCGTGGCTTATGAAATTCCTTTGTTGCTCTCAGTGCTGGCTGTTGCCTTCATGACCGGAAGTCTGAACCTGACCACTGTGGTTGAAGGTCAGGGAGGCTGGCCGTGGCAGTGGAATGCAGTTGTACAGCCGCTGGCTTTCATTATTTATTTTGTCAGTGCGCTCGGCGAAACCAACCGCGCTCCCTTTGACCTGCCTGAAGCTGAAAGTGAACTGACCGCCGGATTCCATACTGAATATTCGGGCATGGGGTTCGGTCTGTTCTTCCTTGCTGAATACGCCAACATGATCGTGGTCTGCTCTGTGGCTGCGGCCCTGTTCCTCGGCGGCTGGCAGGGACCGTTCTTTGACGGCGCATGGTGGTTCCTCGCCAAGGTCTACACCTTGTTGCTGGTCATGATTTGGTTGCGCTGGACTTATCCCCGCGTACGTTTTGATCAGCTTCTGAATATCAACTGGAAATGGCTCATGCCCTTAGCTCTGTTGAACCTGTTTATCACCGCTTTTGTGATGAAGCTGTAG